The DNA segment GAGACAGGCATATTATTCACATATCCTAAAATATATCCGTCACTCGAAGCGCTGAAGTTGGAATATTTTAACCCGACAGATATAATAGGATTTACCTGATAGTATGCAGAAATATCGAAATTCATTCCGCTTTTTAATCCTTTTACGTATTCTTCTTCCTCTCTGGAAAGTCCCGAAACCGTTTTAGCTGTTCTCCAGGCATATCCTACCGATGGAATAATTGAAAATTTCTGTGCAGATGAAAGCACCGATATAGAAATGAATGCGGCTGCAAAAAGTTTTCTGATCATTAGTTTACTATTTTGGGCGCAAAAATATAGTATTAAGGTGAATTATCCCATAGAAAAGAAAAATTTAACACCCTTCGCAGTCAAACTATAACAGCAGTTGAGTTAATACCTGAATTTCCGGTTCTCTTTTTTATCAGACAGTTTCTTTTTGGTGTCCAGCCGTTTTTGTTTTTGTGATTTTGAAGGTTTTGTAGCGAGCCGCTTTTTTGGAATAATCAGCGCTTGGTTTACAAGCTCGAGAATCTTTTCGATGGCTCTGGTTTTATTCATCAGCTGGGCTCTGGTTTCGGATACCGTTAAAAACAGAAAACCTTCGGCATTGATTCTGTTGTTCAGTTTATGATGAATGCGATCTTTCTGTTCGTCATTAAAAAATCCTGAATCGGAAACTTTCCAGAGAACCGTTACAGAAGTTTCAACCTTATTAACGT comes from the Chryseobacterium nepalense genome and includes:
- the arfB gene encoding alternative ribosome rescue aminoacyl-tRNA hydrolase ArfB, encoding MKDFSKELVFKTSRSSGAGGQNVNKVETSVTVLWKVSDSGFFNDEQKDRIHHKLNNRINAEGFLFLTVSETRAQLMNKTRAIEKILELVNQALIIPKKRLATKPSKSQKQKRLDTKKKLSDKKENRKFRY